A window of Salmo trutta chromosome 5, fSalTru1.1, whole genome shotgun sequence contains these coding sequences:
- the LOC115194023 gene encoding putative IQ motif and ankyrin repeat domain-containing protein isoform X3: MYTARVLLYVEPTPEELAAVTIQRATRGLLARRERVRRQKEKQDYEDLMDRLEKEAFVALVRREQEETEWKRKKEEDERKGKKEEQLLRTRLLEAAFDGEAEEVLAILKEVSDRDTKRGLGLDEAGKRQRLLNQLCMINITDANGNTAVSEAAGGGQPEVITLLVEKGADINTQGAFGRTPIYRAAFGGHLGAVQTLLQLGADPRTHADDGSTPEQVASEEAVIATLQNWDLSATDSMLTKMKAEEQRRAEEEEKQNEAETDRLKGEVEQLQKEHERCQRELQKAFVKLNKRITEHDTCVRKGMEEQAKVTLQVVHEAEDVLAKAQIAAHEAAEQLSLAKLTLREQSGGDAVLDRGGVRCPVRDLEEVLIKDVGGKIKQDGRWPLLVDTYGQAATFLRYRDTNYLEALHPGDMQPDKLRLALLGAIRFGKPLVINMMEVDLFESVQNQLDQVNPGLSKQLMNKELLQEERYLSLVRSTDGPQYARTEFMLDRIEKFSLVLVTKQRHPPDALLTAFYPIHVMPLEPKI; encoded by the exons ATGTAGAGCCGACTCCAGAGGAGCTAGCTGCAGTGACCATCCAGCGGGCCACTCGAGGCCTGCTGGCCAGGCGAGAGCGGGTCCGGAGACAGAAGGAAAAACAGGACTATGAAGACCTTATGGATCGCTTGGAGAAAGAG GCTTTTGTGGCACTAGTACGAAGAGAACAAGAAGAGACGGAGTGGAAAAGGAAGAAGGAGGAGGACGAGAGAAAGGGGAAGAAGGAAGAGCAGCTTCTGCGAACCAGACTTCTGGAAGCAGCGTTTGATGGAGAGGCAGAGGAAGTGTTAGCAATTTTGAAGGAG GTCTCTGATAGGGACACAAAGCGTGGCCTTGGGTTGGATGAAGCAGGCAAACGCCAGCGGCTGCTAAACCAACTTTGCATGATTAACATAACAGATGCCAACGGCAACACAGCAGTGTCAGAAGCAGCAGGTGGGGGTCAGCCGGAAGTCATCACCTTATTGGTGGAAAAGGGTGCGGACATAAACACACAG GGTGCGTTTGGACGGACTCCAATCTACAGAGCTGCGTTTGGAGGCCATCTTGGGGCAGTGCAGACCCTTCTACAGCTTGGGGCAGACCCGAGGACCCATGCAGATGATGGTAGCACTCCAGAGcag GTGGCTTCTGAAGAGGCTGTGATTGCCACTTTACAGAACTGGGATCTGAGTGCCACTGACTCCATGCTGACGAAGATGAAGGCAGAGGAACAAAGGAGGGCGGAGGAAGAGGAAAAGCAGAACGAGGCGGAGACTGACCG CCTGAAAGGGGAGGTGGAGCAGCTCCAGAAAGAGCATGAGCGATGCCAAAGAGAG ctgCAGAAGGCCTTCGTTAAGCTGAATAAGAGGATCACAGAACATGATACATGTGTGAGGAAGGGTATGGAGGAGCAGGCTAAAGTCACTTTGCAG GTGGTTCATGAAGCTGAAGATGTGTTGGCGAAAGCTCAAATAGCAGCTCATGAGGCTGCAGAGCAACTATCCCTTGCCAAGCTGACACTGAGAGAGCAGTCTGGTGGAG ATGCTGTCCTGGACCGTGGTGGGGTTCGTTGCCCGGTTCGTGACCTTGAGGAAGTTCTTATTAAAGATGTAGGCGGCAAGATCAAGCAGGATGGCAG GTGGCCCCTGCTTGTGGATACCTATGGTCAGGCTGCCACATTTCTACGCTACAGAGACACTAACTACCTGGAGGCCTTGCACCCTGGAGACATGCAGCCTGACAAACTGAGGCTCGCTCTACTGGGGGCCATCAG GTTCGGAAAGCCCTTGGTTATTAACATGATGGAGGTGGACTTGTTTGAGAGTGTACAGAACCAGCTAGACCAGGTGAACCCGGGGCTGAGTAAGCAGCTGATGAACAAGGAGCTCCTGCAAGAAGAGAG GTACCTAAGCCTGGTGCGCTCCACAGATGGTCCTCAGTATGCCAGAACTGAGTTCATGCTGGACCGCATTGAGAAGTTCAGCCTGGTCTTGGTGACCAAACAGCGCCACCCTCCTGATGCACTGCTCACAGCATTCTATCCCATCCATGTCATGCCACTGGAACCCAAAATATGA